Proteins encoded together in one Bombus affinis isolate iyBomAffi1 chromosome 2, iyBomAffi1.2, whole genome shotgun sequence window:
- the LOC126925866 gene encoding arfGAP with SH3 domain, ANK repeat and PH domain-containing protein isoform X10 encodes MPLLQCTKKTLDFDRDGLTKLKKAIKAIHNSGNAHVDNEVYLGRALERLGDAALKEQEPDIGAAFLKFAVVTKELSALMKTLMQNINNIVMFPLDSVLKGDLRGVKGDLKRPFEKAWKDYEAKYAKIEKEKKQHAKEAGLIRTEVTPAEIADEMEKERRLFQLQMCEYLIKVNEIKTKKGIELLQHLVEYYHAQTNYFQDGLKTIEHFGSYVADLSVKLQKIRQTQDEERRRLTELRNLLRSSGCDKELNVNANAGYSLHQLQGDKQHGVTRSGHLLKKSEGKMRRVWQKRRCAVQAEGYLDICHADENKPPTRVNLLTCQIKLVPDDKRGFDLISYNRTYHFQAEDEADQRAWMSVLVNCKERALLRAFDASGKAEAGTGNPSLVELQQAVIRCVMRLPGNDQCCDCSSQNDATWLSTNFGIIVCIECSGIHRDLGVHISRIQSLTLDNVGTAQLLLARHMTNQAFNEVMEATLHHNHKPTPTSTMEERYEFIRAKYVDKRYVMNTCADERDLLSDLEHAVNNRDLQQLLQVYAENVDLAAPLPTSDLGETALHLAILREMGNSLHIIDFLVQNMSTGGIDRTTIDGETALHLCARHDRAEAMKLLLRAGADPTHRNKQDKTPLDIAQEMGHHTCKELLSHALQRQKTLFDNVNIDWNLSHDEGSTDLSDDETIIEDRNGCLTPEKKSRSRPPSYVGGGGSGGGTGSGDSPVTLRSRSSTCDSLQSGSSPSSSTNRQQMPPPPPPQSRKPVVVPAPMAPDISVNIHGSLKKRVAPPPPPAGSTGGIPSSHYGTLPSSASLAASTHSRTTSEPILAGHSLHTLPHALNTLNSQHHKRSPSGDSSTGHGAFEYSRKLLYELPSSSGTDKVNSSTLQRPRNPPPPAPSGINSSRLSNGRSSESLSSMCSDHGLGNPIPPPRKRKDRARLESYAEEPSSLLPNLNLPTSSTLSGLRRCRALYDCEADNEDELSFREGEVIIVTNEQTDDDNWMEGALERAPERRGMFPISFVHMLQD; translated from the exons ATGCCATTATTACAGTGTACAAAGAAG ACGCTGGACTTCGACAGAGATGGTCTGACGAAGCTGAAGAAAGCGATCAAAGCCATCCATAACTCTGGAAACG CTCATGTCGATAACGAAGTGTACCTTGGAAGGGCTCTGGAAAGGCTCGGCGATGCAGCCTTGAAAGAACAGGAACCGGATATCGGTGCTGCTTTCTTAAAGTTCGCCGTCGTCACGAAGGAATTGAGCGCTCTCATGAAAACTCTG ATGCAGAACATCAACAACATCGTGATGTTTCCCCTGGACTCGGTGCTGAAGGGTGATCTGCGAGGCGTGAAAGGCGACTTGAAAAGGCCGTTCGAAAAGGCGTGGAAAGATTACGAGGCTAAATATGCGAAAATCGAGAAGGAAAAGAAGCAGCACGCGAAAGAGGCTGGCCTCATTCGAACGGAAGTGACGCCGGCCGAGATCGCCGACGAGATGGAGAAGGAGAGAAGATTGTTTCAATTGCAAATGTGCGAG TATCTTATAAAAGTGAACGAGATCAAAACGAAGAAAGGGATTGAACTGCTTCAGCATCTAGTCGAATATTACCATGCACAAACAAA TTACTTTCAAGACGGCCTAAAAACCATCGAACACTTTGGCTCGTACGTGGCGGACCTGAGCGTGAAATTGCAAAAGATCAGGCAGACGCAAGACGAGGAGAGAAGGCGACTAACAGAACTGAGGAATCTGCTTAGAAGTTCAGGTTGCGACAAAGAG TTAAATGTAAACGCAAATGCAGGATATTCGCTTCACCAGCTGCAAGGAGATAAGCAACACGGCGTTACCAGGTCCGGGCATCTTCTAAAGAAAAGCGAAGGAAAAATGAGGAGAGTTTGGCAAAAGAGACGTTGCGCGGTTCAAGCCGAAGGCTATCTAGATATCTGTCACGCGGACGAGAATAAACCACCAACGAGAGTGAATTTATTAACATGTCAAATCAAGCTAGTACCGGATGACAAACGGGGTTTCGATCTCATTAGTT ACAACAGGACGTATCACTTTCAAGCGGAAGATGAAGCAGACCAGAGAGCGTGGATGTCCGTTTTGGTAAACTGCAAGGAACGTGCCCTGCTTCGAGCATTCGACGCCAGTGGCAAGGCAGAGGCTGGCACGGGAAATCCAAGTTTAGTCGAACTTCAACAGGCTGTAATACGATGTGTCATGAGGTTACCTGGAAACGATCAATGCTGCGACTGTTCATCGCAAAATG ATGCTACATGGCTCTCTACAAATTTTGGCATAATCGTATGCATAGAATGTAGTGGAATTCACCGGGACTTAGGAGTGCACATATCCAGAATACAGTCCTTAACGTTAGACAACGTTGGTACTGCTCAGTTACTTCTTGCACGGCACATGACCAATCAGGCGTTTAACGAAGTGATGGAGGCTACATTGCATCATAATCACAAGCCAACGCCAACTTCAACGAT GGAAGAAAGATACGAATTTATAAGAGCCAAGTATGTGGATAAGAGATACGTAATGAACACTTGCGCAGATGAACGAGATCTCCTTTCTGATTTGGAACACGCTGTTAATAATCGCGACCTGCAACAACTTTTACAAGTCTATGCTGAAAATGTGGATTTAGCAGCACCCTTGCCTACCTCG GATCTGGGCGAGACGGCTTTACATTTAGCGATTCTACGCGAAATGGGAAACAGTTTGCATATTATAGATTTCCTAGTGCAGAACATGTCGACGGGTGGTATAGATAGGACTACGATCGACGGAGAAACAGCGTTACATCTTTGTGCACGACACGACAGAGCAGAGGCAATGAAGCTGTTACTACGGGCAGGCGCTGATCCAACACACCGAAATAAACAGGATAAAACCCCGCTTGACATTGCTCAGGAAATGGGACACCACACATGTAAAGAACTG TTGAGTCATGCTCTACAAAGACAGAAAACATTGTTTGATAATGTTAACATCGATTGGAATCTTTCGCACGACGAAGGATCTACTGATCTTTCTGACGATGAAACGATAATAGAAGACAGG AATGGCTGTCTAACACCTGAAAAGAAGTCTCGCAGTAGGCCGCCTTCTTACGTAGGTGGTGGTGGTAGTGGTGGTGGTACCGGATCGGGAGATTCACCAGTGACTTTACGTAGTCGAAGTAGCACTTGCGACAGCCTGCAAAGCGGTTCTTCCCCAAGTTCCTCGACGAATAGGCAACAAATGCCCCCACCACCACCACCTCAATCGAGGAAACCTGTTGTTG TACCTGCTCCCATGGCTCCAGATATTTCGGTCAATATTCATGGATCACTGAAGAAGCGTGTAGCGCCGCCGCCACCACCGGCCGGAAGTACAGGTGGTATACCTTCCTCTCATTACGGTACACTACCTTCGTCCGCGTCTTTAGCAGCGTCAACGCATAGCCGTACAACGAGCGAACCGATCTTAGCTGGGCATTCTTTACATACTCTACCACATGCGTTAAATACATTAAACAGTCAGCATCATAAAAGATCGCCCAGTGGAGATTCTTCAACGGGACACGGTGCGTTTGAATATTCACGCAAACTCCTCTACGAACTGCCGTCTAGTTCGG GTACGGACAAAGTAAACAGCTCGACGCTCCAGAGGCCGAGGAATCCTCCACCTCCAGCCCCATCCGGTATCAATTCGTCGAGATTGAGCAACGGACGTAGCAGCGAATCGTTAAGCTCTATGTGTTCGGATCATGGTTTGGGTAATCCCATTCCGCCTCCACGCAAG CGAAAGGACCGGGCCAGGCTAGAGAGCTACGCTGAGGAGCCTTCATCTTTGCTCCCAAATCTGAATCTG
- the LOC126925866 gene encoding arfGAP with SH3 domain, ANK repeat and PH domain-containing protein isoform X8 encodes MRCKVFSLLDCAGRGIEDKIVFTLDFDRDGLTKLKKAIKAIHNSGNAHVDNEVYLGRALERLGDAALKEQEPDIGAAFLKFAVVTKELSALMKTLMQNINNIVMFPLDSVLKGDLRGVKGDLKRPFEKAWKDYEAKYAKIEKEKKQHAKEAGLIRTEVTPAEIADEMEKERRLFQLQMCEYLIKVNEIKTKKGIELLQHLVEYYHAQTNYFQDGLKTIEHFGSYVADLSVKLQKIRQTQDEERRRLTELRNLLRSSGCDKELNVNANAGYSLHQLQGDKQHGVTRSGHLLKKSEGKMRRVWQKRRCAVQAEGYLDICHADENKPPTRVNLLTCQIKLVPDDKRGFDLISYNRTYHFQAEDEADQRAWMSVLVNCKERALLRAFDASGKAEAGTGNPSLVELQQAVIRCVMRLPGNDQCCDCSSQNDATWLSTNFGIIVCIECSGIHRDLGVHISRIQSLTLDNVGTAQLLLARHMTNQAFNEVMEATLHHNHKPTPTSTMEERYEFIRAKYVDKRYVMNTCADERDLLSDLEHAVNNRDLQQLLQVYAENVDLAAPLPTSDLGETALHLAILREMGNSLHIIDFLVQNMSTGGIDRTTIDGETALHLCARHDRAEAMKLLLRAGADPTHRNKQDKTPLDIAQEMGHHTCKELLSHALQRQKTLFDNVNIDWNLSHDEGSTDLSDDETIIEDRNGCLTPEKKSRSRPPSYVGGGGSGGGTGSGDSPVTLRSRSSTCDSLQSGSSPSSSTNRQQMPPPPPPQSRKPVVVPAPMAPDISVNIHGSLKKRVAPPPPPAGSTGGIPSSHYGTLPSSASLAASTHSRTTSEPILAGHSLHTLPHALNTLNSQHHKRSPSGDSSTGHGAFEYSRKLLYELPSSSGTDKVNSSTLQRPRNPPPPAPSGINSSRLSNGRSSESLSSMCSDHGLGNPIPPPRKRKDRARLESYAEEPSSLLPNLNLPTSSTLSGLRRCRALYDCEADNEDELSFREGEVIIVTNEQTDDDNWMEGALERAPERRGMFPISFVHMLQD; translated from the exons ACGCTGGACTTCGACAGAGATGGTCTGACGAAGCTGAAGAAAGCGATCAAAGCCATCCATAACTCTGGAAACG CTCATGTCGATAACGAAGTGTACCTTGGAAGGGCTCTGGAAAGGCTCGGCGATGCAGCCTTGAAAGAACAGGAACCGGATATCGGTGCTGCTTTCTTAAAGTTCGCCGTCGTCACGAAGGAATTGAGCGCTCTCATGAAAACTCTG ATGCAGAACATCAACAACATCGTGATGTTTCCCCTGGACTCGGTGCTGAAGGGTGATCTGCGAGGCGTGAAAGGCGACTTGAAAAGGCCGTTCGAAAAGGCGTGGAAAGATTACGAGGCTAAATATGCGAAAATCGAGAAGGAAAAGAAGCAGCACGCGAAAGAGGCTGGCCTCATTCGAACGGAAGTGACGCCGGCCGAGATCGCCGACGAGATGGAGAAGGAGAGAAGATTGTTTCAATTGCAAATGTGCGAG TATCTTATAAAAGTGAACGAGATCAAAACGAAGAAAGGGATTGAACTGCTTCAGCATCTAGTCGAATATTACCATGCACAAACAAA TTACTTTCAAGACGGCCTAAAAACCATCGAACACTTTGGCTCGTACGTGGCGGACCTGAGCGTGAAATTGCAAAAGATCAGGCAGACGCAAGACGAGGAGAGAAGGCGACTAACAGAACTGAGGAATCTGCTTAGAAGTTCAGGTTGCGACAAAGAG TTAAATGTAAACGCAAATGCAGGATATTCGCTTCACCAGCTGCAAGGAGATAAGCAACACGGCGTTACCAGGTCCGGGCATCTTCTAAAGAAAAGCGAAGGAAAAATGAGGAGAGTTTGGCAAAAGAGACGTTGCGCGGTTCAAGCCGAAGGCTATCTAGATATCTGTCACGCGGACGAGAATAAACCACCAACGAGAGTGAATTTATTAACATGTCAAATCAAGCTAGTACCGGATGACAAACGGGGTTTCGATCTCATTAGTT ACAACAGGACGTATCACTTTCAAGCGGAAGATGAAGCAGACCAGAGAGCGTGGATGTCCGTTTTGGTAAACTGCAAGGAACGTGCCCTGCTTCGAGCATTCGACGCCAGTGGCAAGGCAGAGGCTGGCACGGGAAATCCAAGTTTAGTCGAACTTCAACAGGCTGTAATACGATGTGTCATGAGGTTACCTGGAAACGATCAATGCTGCGACTGTTCATCGCAAAATG ATGCTACATGGCTCTCTACAAATTTTGGCATAATCGTATGCATAGAATGTAGTGGAATTCACCGGGACTTAGGAGTGCACATATCCAGAATACAGTCCTTAACGTTAGACAACGTTGGTACTGCTCAGTTACTTCTTGCACGGCACATGACCAATCAGGCGTTTAACGAAGTGATGGAGGCTACATTGCATCATAATCACAAGCCAACGCCAACTTCAACGAT GGAAGAAAGATACGAATTTATAAGAGCCAAGTATGTGGATAAGAGATACGTAATGAACACTTGCGCAGATGAACGAGATCTCCTTTCTGATTTGGAACACGCTGTTAATAATCGCGACCTGCAACAACTTTTACAAGTCTATGCTGAAAATGTGGATTTAGCAGCACCCTTGCCTACCTCG GATCTGGGCGAGACGGCTTTACATTTAGCGATTCTACGCGAAATGGGAAACAGTTTGCATATTATAGATTTCCTAGTGCAGAACATGTCGACGGGTGGTATAGATAGGACTACGATCGACGGAGAAACAGCGTTACATCTTTGTGCACGACACGACAGAGCAGAGGCAATGAAGCTGTTACTACGGGCAGGCGCTGATCCAACACACCGAAATAAACAGGATAAAACCCCGCTTGACATTGCTCAGGAAATGGGACACCACACATGTAAAGAACTG TTGAGTCATGCTCTACAAAGACAGAAAACATTGTTTGATAATGTTAACATCGATTGGAATCTTTCGCACGACGAAGGATCTACTGATCTTTCTGACGATGAAACGATAATAGAAGACAGG AATGGCTGTCTAACACCTGAAAAGAAGTCTCGCAGTAGGCCGCCTTCTTACGTAGGTGGTGGTGGTAGTGGTGGTGGTACCGGATCGGGAGATTCACCAGTGACTTTACGTAGTCGAAGTAGCACTTGCGACAGCCTGCAAAGCGGTTCTTCCCCAAGTTCCTCGACGAATAGGCAACAAATGCCCCCACCACCACCACCTCAATCGAGGAAACCTGTTGTTG TACCTGCTCCCATGGCTCCAGATATTTCGGTCAATATTCATGGATCACTGAAGAAGCGTGTAGCGCCGCCGCCACCACCGGCCGGAAGTACAGGTGGTATACCTTCCTCTCATTACGGTACACTACCTTCGTCCGCGTCTTTAGCAGCGTCAACGCATAGCCGTACAACGAGCGAACCGATCTTAGCTGGGCATTCTTTACATACTCTACCACATGCGTTAAATACATTAAACAGTCAGCATCATAAAAGATCGCCCAGTGGAGATTCTTCAACGGGACACGGTGCGTTTGAATATTCACGCAAACTCCTCTACGAACTGCCGTCTAGTTCGG GTACGGACAAAGTAAACAGCTCGACGCTCCAGAGGCCGAGGAATCCTCCACCTCCAGCCCCATCCGGTATCAATTCGTCGAGATTGAGCAACGGACGTAGCAGCGAATCGTTAAGCTCTATGTGTTCGGATCATGGTTTGGGTAATCCCATTCCGCCTCCACGCAAG CGAAAGGACCGGGCCAGGCTAGAGAGCTACGCTGAGGAGCCTTCATCTTTGCTCCCAAATCTGAATCTG
- the LOC126925866 gene encoding arfGAP with SH3 domain, ANK repeat and PH domain-containing protein isoform X12 has product MRNDRIRRSFICGRTQNLDETFSYGYECTSKRLSLAENNAKTHFIGLSLPLLWRSENVSETLDFDRDGLTKLKKAIKAIHNSGNAHVDNEVYLGRALERLGDAALKEQEPDIGAAFLKFAVVTKELSALMKTLMQNINNIVMFPLDSVLKGDLRGVKGDLKRPFEKAWKDYEAKYAKIEKEKKQHAKEAGLIRTEVTPAEIADEMEKERRLFQLQMCEYLIKVNEIKTKKGIELLQHLVEYYHAQTNYFQDGLKTIEHFGSYVADLSVKLQKIRQTQDEERRRLTELRNLLRSSGCDKELNVNANAGYSLHQLQGDKQHGVTRSGHLLKKSEGKMRRVWQKRRCAVQAEGYLDICHADENKPPTRVNLLTCQIKLVPDDKRGFDLISYNRTYHFQAEDEADQRAWMSVLVNCKERALLRAFDASGKAEAGTGNPSLVELQQAVIRCVMRLPGNDQCCDCSSQNDATWLSTNFGIIVCIECSGIHRDLGVHISRIQSLTLDNVGTAQLLLARHMTNQAFNEVMEATLHHNHKPTPTSTMEERYEFIRAKYVDKRYVMNTCADERDLLSDLEHAVNNRDLQQLLQVYAENVDLAAPLPTSDLGETALHLAILREMGNSLHIIDFLVQNMSTGGIDRTTIDGETALHLCARHDRAEAMKLLLRAGADPTHRNKQDKTPLDIAQEMGHHTCKELLSHALQRQKTLFDNVNIDWNLSHDEGSTDLSDDETIIEDRNGCLTPEKKSRSRPPSYVGGGGSGGGTGSGDSPVTLRSRSSTCDSLQSGSSPSSSTNRQQMPPPPPPQSRKPVVVPAPMAPDISVNIHGSLKKRVAPPPPPAGSTGGIPSSHYGTLPSSASLAASTHSRTTSEPILAGHSLHTLPHALNTLNSQHHKRSPSGDSSTGHGAFEYSRKLLYELPSSSGTDKVNSSTLQRPRNPPPPAPSGINSSRLSNGRSSESLSSMCSDHGLGNPIPPPRKV; this is encoded by the exons ACGCTGGACTTCGACAGAGATGGTCTGACGAAGCTGAAGAAAGCGATCAAAGCCATCCATAACTCTGGAAACG CTCATGTCGATAACGAAGTGTACCTTGGAAGGGCTCTGGAAAGGCTCGGCGATGCAGCCTTGAAAGAACAGGAACCGGATATCGGTGCTGCTTTCTTAAAGTTCGCCGTCGTCACGAAGGAATTGAGCGCTCTCATGAAAACTCTG ATGCAGAACATCAACAACATCGTGATGTTTCCCCTGGACTCGGTGCTGAAGGGTGATCTGCGAGGCGTGAAAGGCGACTTGAAAAGGCCGTTCGAAAAGGCGTGGAAAGATTACGAGGCTAAATATGCGAAAATCGAGAAGGAAAAGAAGCAGCACGCGAAAGAGGCTGGCCTCATTCGAACGGAAGTGACGCCGGCCGAGATCGCCGACGAGATGGAGAAGGAGAGAAGATTGTTTCAATTGCAAATGTGCGAG TATCTTATAAAAGTGAACGAGATCAAAACGAAGAAAGGGATTGAACTGCTTCAGCATCTAGTCGAATATTACCATGCACAAACAAA TTACTTTCAAGACGGCCTAAAAACCATCGAACACTTTGGCTCGTACGTGGCGGACCTGAGCGTGAAATTGCAAAAGATCAGGCAGACGCAAGACGAGGAGAGAAGGCGACTAACAGAACTGAGGAATCTGCTTAGAAGTTCAGGTTGCGACAAAGAG TTAAATGTAAACGCAAATGCAGGATATTCGCTTCACCAGCTGCAAGGAGATAAGCAACACGGCGTTACCAGGTCCGGGCATCTTCTAAAGAAAAGCGAAGGAAAAATGAGGAGAGTTTGGCAAAAGAGACGTTGCGCGGTTCAAGCCGAAGGCTATCTAGATATCTGTCACGCGGACGAGAATAAACCACCAACGAGAGTGAATTTATTAACATGTCAAATCAAGCTAGTACCGGATGACAAACGGGGTTTCGATCTCATTAGTT ACAACAGGACGTATCACTTTCAAGCGGAAGATGAAGCAGACCAGAGAGCGTGGATGTCCGTTTTGGTAAACTGCAAGGAACGTGCCCTGCTTCGAGCATTCGACGCCAGTGGCAAGGCAGAGGCTGGCACGGGAAATCCAAGTTTAGTCGAACTTCAACAGGCTGTAATACGATGTGTCATGAGGTTACCTGGAAACGATCAATGCTGCGACTGTTCATCGCAAAATG ATGCTACATGGCTCTCTACAAATTTTGGCATAATCGTATGCATAGAATGTAGTGGAATTCACCGGGACTTAGGAGTGCACATATCCAGAATACAGTCCTTAACGTTAGACAACGTTGGTACTGCTCAGTTACTTCTTGCACGGCACATGACCAATCAGGCGTTTAACGAAGTGATGGAGGCTACATTGCATCATAATCACAAGCCAACGCCAACTTCAACGAT GGAAGAAAGATACGAATTTATAAGAGCCAAGTATGTGGATAAGAGATACGTAATGAACACTTGCGCAGATGAACGAGATCTCCTTTCTGATTTGGAACACGCTGTTAATAATCGCGACCTGCAACAACTTTTACAAGTCTATGCTGAAAATGTGGATTTAGCAGCACCCTTGCCTACCTCG GATCTGGGCGAGACGGCTTTACATTTAGCGATTCTACGCGAAATGGGAAACAGTTTGCATATTATAGATTTCCTAGTGCAGAACATGTCGACGGGTGGTATAGATAGGACTACGATCGACGGAGAAACAGCGTTACATCTTTGTGCACGACACGACAGAGCAGAGGCAATGAAGCTGTTACTACGGGCAGGCGCTGATCCAACACACCGAAATAAACAGGATAAAACCCCGCTTGACATTGCTCAGGAAATGGGACACCACACATGTAAAGAACTG TTGAGTCATGCTCTACAAAGACAGAAAACATTGTTTGATAATGTTAACATCGATTGGAATCTTTCGCACGACGAAGGATCTACTGATCTTTCTGACGATGAAACGATAATAGAAGACAGG AATGGCTGTCTAACACCTGAAAAGAAGTCTCGCAGTAGGCCGCCTTCTTACGTAGGTGGTGGTGGTAGTGGTGGTGGTACCGGATCGGGAGATTCACCAGTGACTTTACGTAGTCGAAGTAGCACTTGCGACAGCCTGCAAAGCGGTTCTTCCCCAAGTTCCTCGACGAATAGGCAACAAATGCCCCCACCACCACCACCTCAATCGAGGAAACCTGTTGTTG TACCTGCTCCCATGGCTCCAGATATTTCGGTCAATATTCATGGATCACTGAAGAAGCGTGTAGCGCCGCCGCCACCACCGGCCGGAAGTACAGGTGGTATACCTTCCTCTCATTACGGTACACTACCTTCGTCCGCGTCTTTAGCAGCGTCAACGCATAGCCGTACAACGAGCGAACCGATCTTAGCTGGGCATTCTTTACATACTCTACCACATGCGTTAAATACATTAAACAGTCAGCATCATAAAAGATCGCCCAGTGGAGATTCTTCAACGGGACACGGTGCGTTTGAATATTCACGCAAACTCCTCTACGAACTGCCGTCTAGTTCGG GTACGGACAAAGTAAACAGCTCGACGCTCCAGAGGCCGAGGAATCCTCCACCTCCAGCCCCATCCGGTATCAATTCGTCGAGATTGAGCAACGGACGTAGCAGCGAATCGTTAAGCTCTATGTGTTCGGATCATGGTTTGGGTAATCCCATTCCGCCTCCACGCAAG